The Plectropomus leopardus isolate mb chromosome 2, YSFRI_Pleo_2.0, whole genome shotgun sequence genome has a window encoding:
- the tardbpb gene encoding TAR DNA-binding protein 43 isoform X1: MAEVYIRVAEEENEEPMEIPSEDDGTVLLSTVAAQFPGACGLRFRSPVSQCMRGVRLVEGVLHAPENGWGNVVYVVNYPKDNKRKMEEIDASSAVKMKRGDMKTSDLIVLGLPWKTTEQDLKDYFSTFGEVIMVQVKRDAKTGNSKGFGFVRFTEYEAQEKVISQRHMIDGRWCDCKLPNSKVNLQGPDEPLRSRKVFVGRCTEDMTTDDLRQFFMQYGEVTDVFIPKPFRAFAFVTFADDQVAQSLCGEDLIIKGVSVHISNAEPKHGNRQFDRTARFGNGFGAQAFGSSRSGLGSGTNSNLASFSSFSLNPAMMAAAQAALQSSWGMMGMLASQQQTSTSGSTSSGTSSSRDQSQSFSTGNSNYGSTSASLGWGTGSNSTTSGSGFSSGFGSSMESKSSGWGM, translated from the exons ATGGCTGAAGTTTATATTCGAGTGGCGGAGGAGGAAAACGAGGAGCCCATGGAGATCCCGTCCGAGGACGATGGTACGGTTCTGCTCTCCACGGTAGCAGCTCAGTTTCCAGGGGCGTGTGGCCTACGGTTCAGGAGCCCCGTGTCTCAGTGCATGCGAGGAGTGCGTCTGGTGGAGGGGGTCCTACACGCGCCAGAAAACGGATGGGGGAATGTCGTGTATGTGGTGAACTATCCAAAAG acaacaaaaggaaaatggAGGAAATTGACGCCTCCTCTGCAGTAAAGATGAAGCGAGGGGACATGAAAACGTCTGACCTGATCGTACTGGGCCTTCCTTGGAAAACAACTGAGCAGGACCTGAAAGACTACTTTAGCACATTTGGGGAAGTCATCATGGTTCAG gtAAAACGAGATGCTAAGACTGGAAACTCTAAAGGATTTGGCTTTGTGAGGTTCACAGAGTATGAGGCTCAAGAAAAGGTGATATCCCAGCGCCATATGATTGATGGGAGATGGTGTGACTGCAAGCTCCCTAACTCGAAGGTGAATCTG CAAGGTCCTGATGAGCCATTGAGGAGTCGTAAAGTGTTTGTAGGCCGTTGCACAGAGGACATGACCACTGACGACCTTCGGCAGTTCTTTATGCAGTATGGGGAAGTGACAGACGTCTTCATCCCCAAGCCATTCCGCGCTTTTGCCTTTGTCACATTTGCAGATGATCAG GTTGCCCAGTCTCTCTGTGGAGAGGACCTAATAATCAAGGGCGTCAGTGTTCACATCTCAAATGCTGAGCCCAAACATGGCAATAGGCAGTTTGACCGTACAGCACGGTTTGGAAATGGTTTTGGAGCTCAGGCATTTGGTAGCAGCCGTAGTGGGTTAGGGAGCGGCACTAACAGTAATCTGGCTAGTTTCAGTTCCTTCAGTCTGAACCCGGCCATGATGGCTGCTGCTCAGGCTGCGCTGCAGAGTAGTTGGGGGATGATGGGTATGCTTGCTAGCCAGCAGCAGACATCCACCTCAGGCAGCACCTCCAGTGGAACAAGCTCTAGTAGGGACCAGAGTCAGTCTTTCAGTACAGGCAACAGCAACTACGGCTCCACCTCTGCCAGTCTCGGCTGGGGAACAGGGTCAAACTCTACAACCAGTGGTAGTGGGTTTAGCTCAGGTTTTGGGTCCAGTATGGAGTCAAAGTCGTCTGGGTGGGGTATGTAA
- the tardbpb gene encoding TAR DNA-binding protein 43 isoform X2 produces the protein MAEVYIRVAEEENEEPMEIPSEDDGTVLLSTVAAQFPGACGLRFRSPVSQCMRGVRLVEGVLHAPENGWGNVVYVVNYPKDNKRKMEEIDASSAVKMKRGDMKTSDLIVLGLPWKTTEQDLKDYFSTFGEVIMVQVKRDAKTGNSKGFGFVRFTEYEAQEKVISQRHMIDGRWCDCKLPNSKQGPDEPLRSRKVFVGRCTEDMTTDDLRQFFMQYGEVTDVFIPKPFRAFAFVTFADDQVAQSLCGEDLIIKGVSVHISNAEPKHGNRQFDRTARFGNGFGAQAFGSSRSGLGSGTNSNLASFSSFSLNPAMMAAAQAALQSSWGMMGMLASQQQTSTSGSTSSGTSSSRDQSQSFSTGNSNYGSTSASLGWGTGSNSTTSGSGFSSGFGSSMESKSSGWGM, from the exons ATGGCTGAAGTTTATATTCGAGTGGCGGAGGAGGAAAACGAGGAGCCCATGGAGATCCCGTCCGAGGACGATGGTACGGTTCTGCTCTCCACGGTAGCAGCTCAGTTTCCAGGGGCGTGTGGCCTACGGTTCAGGAGCCCCGTGTCTCAGTGCATGCGAGGAGTGCGTCTGGTGGAGGGGGTCCTACACGCGCCAGAAAACGGATGGGGGAATGTCGTGTATGTGGTGAACTATCCAAAAG acaacaaaaggaaaatggAGGAAATTGACGCCTCCTCTGCAGTAAAGATGAAGCGAGGGGACATGAAAACGTCTGACCTGATCGTACTGGGCCTTCCTTGGAAAACAACTGAGCAGGACCTGAAAGACTACTTTAGCACATTTGGGGAAGTCATCATGGTTCAG gtAAAACGAGATGCTAAGACTGGAAACTCTAAAGGATTTGGCTTTGTGAGGTTCACAGAGTATGAGGCTCAAGAAAAGGTGATATCCCAGCGCCATATGATTGATGGGAGATGGTGTGACTGCAAGCTCCCTAACTCGAAG CAAGGTCCTGATGAGCCATTGAGGAGTCGTAAAGTGTTTGTAGGCCGTTGCACAGAGGACATGACCACTGACGACCTTCGGCAGTTCTTTATGCAGTATGGGGAAGTGACAGACGTCTTCATCCCCAAGCCATTCCGCGCTTTTGCCTTTGTCACATTTGCAGATGATCAG GTTGCCCAGTCTCTCTGTGGAGAGGACCTAATAATCAAGGGCGTCAGTGTTCACATCTCAAATGCTGAGCCCAAACATGGCAATAGGCAGTTTGACCGTACAGCACGGTTTGGAAATGGTTTTGGAGCTCAGGCATTTGGTAGCAGCCGTAGTGGGTTAGGGAGCGGCACTAACAGTAATCTGGCTAGTTTCAGTTCCTTCAGTCTGAACCCGGCCATGATGGCTGCTGCTCAGGCTGCGCTGCAGAGTAGTTGGGGGATGATGGGTATGCTTGCTAGCCAGCAGCAGACATCCACCTCAGGCAGCACCTCCAGTGGAACAAGCTCTAGTAGGGACCAGAGTCAGTCTTTCAGTACAGGCAACAGCAACTACGGCTCCACCTCTGCCAGTCTCGGCTGGGGAACAGGGTCAAACTCTACAACCAGTGGTAGTGGGTTTAGCTCAGGTTTTGGGTCCAGTATGGAGTCAAAGTCGTCTGGGTGGGGTATGTAA